Proteins found in one Nitrospinota bacterium genomic segment:
- a CDS encoding anthranilate synthase component I codes for MENNKLFTPSLEEFLKKTKKGNLIPVYIEVLADLETPVSAFLKLDQGDYSFLLESVEGGEKWGRYSFLGISPIQMFRSKGNKVEIITNGMIEEKIVKRDPLDFLKELISRYIPVETKELPRFYGGAVG; via the coding sequence ATGGAAAATAATAAACTGTTTACTCCTTCATTAGAAGAGTTTCTAAAAAAGACAAAAAAGGGAAACCTTATTCCAGTTTATATCGAGGTTCTTGCTGATTTAGAAACCCCTGTTTCAGCATTTCTTAAGCTGGATCAAGGCGATTACTCCTTTCTGCTTGAGAGTGTGGAAGGTGGTGAAAAATGGGGTAGGTATTCATTTCTAGGAATTTCTCCTATACAGATGTTTAGAAGCAAGGGGAATAAAGTTGAGATCATTACGAATGGAATGATTGAAGAGAAGATAGTAAAAAGAGACCCTCTAGACTTTTTAAAAGAGCTCATTTCTAGATATATTCCTGTTGAGACAAAAGAGCTGCCCCGATTCTATGGTGGTGCTGTGGGATA